One Coffea arabica cultivar ET-39 chromosome 5c, Coffea Arabica ET-39 HiFi, whole genome shotgun sequence DNA window includes the following coding sequences:
- the LOC113689125 gene encoding kinetochore protein SPC24 homolog: MADSTRFEVEKLIAYGHELVDFLRDDGDNITLKQYFQQAQSLHSRAHADFNGLQRSIQECQTKLEICRSKTTESNSTVVADEESDLLAKELEEREHQLRDELRVIIDEINDLEQQSESIEERRKSLKKLEQEDLRREMKLSMYASVTSIVPNLDDQSKISGHIVEREEKRVEKFELDPVKQTTFETCNGIWKMINL, encoded by the exons ATGGCGGATTCGACAAGGTTCGAAGTGGAGAAGCTCATCGCATATGGCCACGAACTTGTCGACTTCCTGAGGGACGACGGGGACAACATCACTCTCAAGCAATATTTCCAGCAAGCCCAATCTCTCCACTCCCGTGCCCACGCCGATTTCAACGGCCTGCAACGTTCCATACAAG AATGTCAAACAAAGCTAGAAATATGCAGAAGCAAAACTACAGAATCAAATTCCACTGTAGTTGCAGATGAAGAATCAGATTTGCTAGCCAAGGAGCTGGAAGAAAGAGAACATCAGCTGAGGGATGAGCTTAG AGTGATTATAGATGAAATTAATGATCTTGAGCAACAGAGCGAATCTATTGAAGAACGAAGAAAATCACTGAAGAAACTTGAGCAAGAGGACCTGAGGAGAGA GATGAAATTATCCATGTATGCTTCTGTCACTAGCATTGTTCCAAACCTGGACGATCAGTCCAAAATATCTGGCC ATATTGTGGAGAGGGAGGAAAAAAGAGTAGAAAAGTTTGAACTCGATCCGGTGAAGCAGACTACCTTTGAGACTTGCAATGGCATCTGGAAGATGATAAACTTGTGA